A region of Haliotis asinina isolate JCU_RB_2024 chromosome 9, JCU_Hal_asi_v2, whole genome shotgun sequence DNA encodes the following proteins:
- the LOC137296513 gene encoding mucin-1-like, with the protein MDNGQDGSPPPTRDGRGNPRRVIGIRRINYSGTGLPPVETVSSPEDTHSGGASASEPLPEKQGESPEPPSSPELPALNQQEIQAFYRESLLAMKAAESARKPGTATTPDNELVFYESMSLRSIVSEDLKCEDARATTQTSGVHSSPATTPTSSTSITHGTTQVADAQTSRATMPAVDDSVSRAPEADDSVSRAPAADDSVSRAPTPAADAQTSRVTIPAVDGSVSHAPAADDSVSRAQAADDSVSRAPAADGNVSRAPTPATDAQNSRATTPAGDDNKSQESENEGKGSVDVD; encoded by the exons ATGGATAACGg ACAAGACGGATCCCCGCCCCCTACAAGGGATGGGCGTGGCAACCCCAGGAGGGTCATCGGCATCAGGAG AATAAACTACTCGGGGACAGGGCTTCCCCCAGTGGAGACGGTGAGCTCCCCAGAGGACACCCACAGCGGAGGGGCCAGTGCGTCGGAGCCACTCCCAGAGAAACAGGG CGAGTCCCCCGAGCCTCCAAGCTCCCCGGAACTCCCCGCCCTTAACCAGCAGGAGATCCAGGCCTTCTACAGAGAGTCTCTCCTCGCCATGAAGGCTGCAGAGAG TGCAAGGAAACCGGGAACAGCCACCACCCCGGACAATGAGCTGGTGTTCTATGAATC GATGTCACTTCGTTCCATCGTGAGTGAGGACTTGAAATGTGAAGATGCACGTGCCACCACACAAACATCCGGTGTCCACTCCTCACCTGCCACCACGCCAACATCAAGTACCAGCATCACACATGGAACAACACAGGTAGCAGATGCTCAAACCTCACGTGCAACGATGCCAGCAGTCGACGACAGCGTCTCGCGTGCACCAGAGGCAGACGACAGCGTCTCACGTGCACCAGCAGCAGACGACAGCGTCTCACGTGCACCTACACCAGCAGCAGATGCCCAAACCTCACGTGTAACGATACCAGCAGTAGATGGCAGCGTCTCACATGCACCAGCAGCAGACGACAGCGTTTCACGTGCACAAGCAGCAGACGACAGCGTCTCACGCGCACCAGCAGCAGATGGCAACGTCTCACGTGCACCTACACCAGCAACAGATGCCCAAAACTCACGTGCAACAACTCCAGCAGGAGATGACAACAAGTCACAAGAATCAGAAAACGAAGGTAAGGGGAGCGTCGATGTTGATTAG